One Rosa chinensis cultivar Old Blush chromosome 5, RchiOBHm-V2, whole genome shotgun sequence genomic region harbors:
- the LOC112166474 gene encoding 60S ribosomal protein L31 has protein sequence MVEKTGRGRKEEVVTREYTVNLHKRLHGCTFKKKAPNAIKEIRKFAQKAMGTTDVRVDVKLNKHIWSRGIRSVPRRVRVRIARRRNEEEDAKEELYSLVTVTEVPPGGLKGLGTTVIDADD, from the exons ATGGTGGAGAAGACGGGTcgaggaagaaaagaagaggtgGTCACCAGAGAGTACACCGTCAATCTTCACAAGAGACTCCATGGATG CACATTCAAAAAGAAGGCACCAAATGCCATCAAAGAGATTCGGAAGTTTGCTCAGAAGGCTATGGGAACCACTGACGTCAGGGTCGATGTGAAGCTCAACAAGCACATTTGGAGCCGGGGCATTCGAAGTGTGCCAAGGAGGGTTCGTGTACGCATTGCTCGCAGAAGAAACGAGGAGGAAGATGCTAAAGAGGAGCTATACTCTCTGGTAACAGTCACTGAGGTTCCACCAGGGGGTCTCAAGGGATTAGGCACCACAGTCATCGATGCAGATGATTGA
- the LOC112167138 gene encoding DNA damage-repair/toleration protein DRT100, translated as MRTLLVFVAVLLAAGTWTVRACPPSDRAALLAFKASLQEPYLGIFKSWTGADCCHKWYGISCDQETRRVADINLRGESEDPIFERAKRTGYMTGTISPAICRLTRLSSITIADWKGISGEIPRCISNLPFLRILDLIGNKLTGPLPSDIGRLQRLTVLNVADNLISGTIPESLTKISTLMHLDLRNNKISGKLPADFGRLGMLSRALLSRNLLSGSIPASISQIYRLADLDLSLNQLSGPIPASLGKMAVLATLNLDCNNITGTIPPSLIVSAISNLNLSRNSLQGFIPNVFGPRSYFTMIDLSYNRFRGNIPSTLSLASYIGHLDLSHNHLCGKIPVGSPFDHLEASSFSYNDCLCGKPLRAC; from the coding sequence ATGAGAACACTTCTCGTATTTGTCGCAGTATTGTTGGCTGCTGGTACTTGGACCGTCCGGGCTTGTCCGCCTTCAGACCGGGCGGCCCTGCTCGCTTTCAAAGCGAGTCTCCAGGAGCCCTACTTGGGAATTTTCAAATCATGGACAGGCGCCGACTGCTGCCACAAATGGTACGGTATCAGCTGCGACCAGGAGACCCGCCGTGTCGCTGACATAAATCTCCGGGGTGAGTCCGAGGACCCGATTTTCGAACGTGCCAAAAGAACCGGCTACATGACCGGGACGATCTCGCCGGCCATCTGCCGCCTCACCCGCCTCTCCAGCATCACCATCGCCGACTGGAAGGGCATCTCCGGCGAGATTCCCCGGTGCATCTCCAACTTACCCTTCCTTCGGATCCTCGACCTCATCGGAAACAAGCTCACTGGACCGCTTCCGTCCGACATCGGCCGGCTCCAGAGGCTCACCGTCCTCAACGTCGCTGACAACCTCATCTCCGGCACAATCCCAGAGTCCCTCACGAAAATCTCAACCCTCATGCACCTCGACCTCCGCAACAACAAAATTTCAGGCAAGTTGCCGGCAGATTTCGGCCGGCTCGGCATGCTCAGCCGCGCTTTGCTCAGCCGAAACCTGCTTTCCGGTTCCATTCCCGCCTCCATCTCTCAAATCTACCGTCTGGCCGATCTTGATCTCTCTCTCAACCAACTCTCCGGTCCGATTCCGGCCTCTCTAGGCAAAATGGCCGTCCTCGCAACCCTAAATCTCGACTGTAACAACATCACTGGAACTATTCCCCCGAGTTTGATTGTCTCAGCTATAAGCAACTTGAACTTAAGCCGAAACTCCCTACAGGGTTTTATTCCAAACGTGTTTGGGCCGAGATCCTACTTCACTATGATAGACCTGTCGTACAATAGGTTTAGGGGTAATATTCCGTCGACCCTATCGTTGGCTTCTTACATCGGTCACTTGGATTTGAGCCACAACCACCTCTGTGGAAAGATTCCGGTGGGTTCGCCGTTCGATCACCTTGAAGCATCGTCTTTTAGTTACAACGATTGCTTATGTGGGAAGCCACTAAGAGCTTGCTAA